One Deltaproteobacteria bacterium PRO3 genomic window carries:
- the gshB gene encoding glutathione synthase, producing the protein MITLRSPRKTLPSSMSCLAFLRLAPIAWARNWSRRISCCSGLTLKLSMAEGMARMPRRRKSLKLLFVADALAGFHPERETTLFLMHEAQRHGHQVFATTPERLSSRGREPEAYVERLKILGIGKRPWHRVLEGRRRELRGFDAILLRKDPPFDQNYLHHLYLLELLADEVYMMNHPRGVLEANEKLLPLHFPDLIPPTLVSAEFATLSEFIRAQPNGAVIKPINSSGGRGIFYLRNTRTENFKVVLETATDDFSRHVIAQRFLPEIRKGDKRVMLLGTEVLGSFIRKPAEGEHRANLHSGGSAHPSPLTASDRRIVAALLPSLQGLGLDFVGLDLIGNYLTEVNVTSPMGLAEINATGGSHSQRKVIDFIEKKLQ; encoded by the coding sequence ATGATCACCTTGCGGTCGCCCAGGAAGACTTTGCCCTCGTCGATGAGCTGCTTGGCCTTCTTGCGGCTGGCGCCCATCGCCTGGGCCAGGAATTGGTCGAGGCGCATCTCATGCTGTTCGGGCTTGACCTTGAAGCTGTCCATGGCGGAAGGTATGGCACGGATGCCGCGCCGCCGCAAATCCCTAAAGTTGCTCTTCGTCGCCGACGCCTTGGCCGGGTTTCACCCCGAGCGCGAGACGACGCTCTTCCTCATGCACGAGGCCCAGCGCCACGGCCATCAGGTCTTCGCGACCACCCCCGAGCGCCTCAGCAGCCGGGGCCGCGAGCCCGAGGCCTACGTCGAGCGCCTCAAGATCCTCGGCATCGGTAAAAGACCCTGGCACCGCGTCCTCGAGGGCCGGCGCCGCGAGCTGCGCGGCTTCGACGCCATCCTGCTGCGCAAGGACCCGCCCTTCGACCAGAACTACCTGCACCACCTCTACCTCCTCGAGCTCTTGGCCGACGAGGTCTACATGATGAACCACCCGCGCGGGGTCCTCGAGGCCAACGAAAAGCTCCTGCCCCTGCACTTCCCAGACCTGATCCCGCCGACGCTCGTCAGCGCCGAATTCGCGACCTTGAGCGAGTTCATCCGCGCCCAGCCGAACGGCGCGGTGATCAAGCCCATCAACAGCAGCGGCGGGCGCGGGATCTTCTACCTGCGCAACACCCGCACCGAAAATTTCAAGGTCGTCCTCGAGACCGCCACCGACGATTTCAGCCGCCACGTCATCGCCCAGCGCTTCCTCCCCGAGATCCGCAAGGGCGACAAGCGCGTCATGCTGCTGGGCACCGAGGTCCTAGGCTCCTTCATCCGCAAGCCGGCCGAGGGCGAGCACCGCGCCAACCTGCACTCCGGGGGCTCGGCCCACCCCAGCCCCCTGACGGCCTCGGATCGCCGAATCGTCGCGGCCCTCCTCCCCAGCCTGCAGGGCCTGGGCCTCGACTTCGTGGGCCTGGACCTGATCGGCAACTACCTCACCGAGGTCAATGTCACCTCGCCGATGGGACTGGCCGAGATCAACGCGACCGGCGGCTCGCACAGCCAAAGAAAAGTTATTGATTTTATTGAGAAAAAATTACAATAG